The following are encoded together in the Culex pipiens pallens isolate TS chromosome 1, TS_CPP_V2, whole genome shotgun sequence genome:
- the LOC120428790 gene encoding bombyxin B-1 homolog has protein sequence MKLGLIVTIVLLMTHHAHARAVRRSCGKYLADRIYDICKARGGYSQLSAAPSTTTTTRAPELSHRRVRRGVVEECCRQSCTDATLIQYCMESAVESAENAQFEGGLDPNKSAMPSPTERSTNTIFSTKFPIRNTVPFEVGTVRPEFNNINAKYVVNRRKQYY, from the exons ATGAAGCTG GGACTAATCGTAACCATCGTGTTATTGATGACTCACCACGCGCACGCAAGGGCCGTTCGCCGATCATGTGGCAAATATCTAGCAGACCGGATATACGATATTTGCAAAGCCCGGGGTGGCTACAGCCAACTAAGTGCGGCTCCTAGCACCACGACCACCACCAGGGCACCTGAGCTGAGCCATCGGCGCGTCAGACGGGGAGTGGTTGAGGAATGTTGCCGTCAGAGCTGCACTGATGCCACCTTAATTCAGTATTGCATGGAAAGTGCAGTTGAATCTGCCGAAAATGCACAATTTGAAGGAGGTTTGGACCCGAACAAATCGGCGATGCCGTCACCGACGGAGAGATCTACAAACACG atttTCTCGACCAAGTTCCCGATCCGGAACACCGTTCCGTTCGAGGTGGGCACCGTACGGCCAGAGTTCAACAACATTAATGCAAAATATGTCGTCAATCGACGGAAACAGTACTACTAA
- the LOC120428785 gene encoding glycolipid transfer protein encodes MAADLAPRIDFSKLKCFPELDGEKNKIVTKAFLESAQNVIDSIESFGILFSPIVKDMRGNVKRLEAKYNENDKAFHYLEDLILCDSKGNESSNAFDTVTEGLLWLKRALEMIERFFRNMLDDTTCSDNVKHLLKKAYEDALLPYHGFFAQKGFQVLHHYVPTRTALLGSSQTNNNNIVALKTFLITFRANIDHINAFFEANNLNKTYKV; translated from the exons ATGGCCGCTGATCTGGCACCGAGGATAGATTTTTCAAAACTCAAGTGTTTTCCCGAGTTGGACGGtgagaaaaacaaaattgtgaCCAAAGCATTTCTCGAATCGGCCCAAAATGTTATTGATAGTATAG AATCATTCGGAATACTGTTCTCACCTATAGTAAAGGATATGCGCGGTAATGTAAAG CGCCTGGAGGCCAAATATAACGAAAATGATAAAGCCTTTCATTATCTGGAGGATCTAATTTTGTGCGATAGCAAAGGGAATGAAAGCTCGAACGCATTCGACACGGTGACCGAGGGCTTACTTTGGCTCAAGCGGGCGCTGGAAATGATCGAGAGGTTCTTTCGGAACATGCTGGACGACACCACCTGCAGTGATAACGTGAAACACCTGCTTAAGAAGGCCTACGAAGACGCGTTACTGCCGTATCACGGGTTTTTCGCACAGAAAGGGTTTCAG gttTTACACCATTACGTTCCAACGAGAACCGCCCTTTTGGGATCATcacaaaccaacaacaacaacatcgttGCTCTGAAAACGTTTCTGATTACATTTCGTGCCAACATTGACCATATCAACGCATTTTTCGAAGCAAACAACCTGAATAAAACGTACAAAGTTTAG